In Aethina tumida isolate Nest 87 chromosome 2, icAetTumi1.1, whole genome shotgun sequence, the DNA window tttttataaacaggTCTCTCTCTTGATAACTTTGGATTGGAACAAGATGTCGAcctctattaaaaaataaattgtgtatcACATCATTGTTATATATCACAtgaaaggtatttttattttctatttaatgttatttttttggcGAAAATCGGTATTTACACAGTTATGAGTCATTCCTTTTAAGTATacgtttattatttcttaattaaataaatatattaattgcttAACACTTATGTGCAAgagtaaaagtttaattattacttaatacttattgataataataattataacaatttatattgtgctataaattaacaaagatATTTTCCATGATACTTATTCtcttattaagaatttataagACATTCTTTGTATAATGTATTCATATAAGGTAAAGAGTAAAGTAAACAATAGTCATGCGCAGAATACACCTTATTGTCTACAGgaccatatttaaaaaatattttgcatgACACTTATTCtcttattaagaatttatataatgtcTTTGTATAGTGTATTCATATAAGGTAAAGAGTAAAGTAAACAATAGTCATGCGCACAATACACGTTATGGTCTACAGGATCGTATTTAAAAGAGATTTTGCATGACACTTATTCtcttattaagaatttatataatgtcTTTGTATAGTGTATTCATATAAGGTAAAGAGTAAAGTAAACAATTGTCATGCGCACAATACACGTTACTGTCTGCAGGACCGTATTTAAAAGAGATTTTGCATGACACTTATTCTCTTATTAAGAACTTGTATAATGGTTTTGTATAGTATATTCATATAAGGTAAAGAGTAAAGTGTAATCATATAAGGTAAAGAGTAAAGTACACAATAGTCATGCGCAGAATACACGTGATTGTGGACAGGACCTTAATAtaccattaatattaatgtctactggaaaaaaaaagtttaaatatatactgggtgttccattgaaaataacaaagttgatgtcaacaaattttgttcaaaatatattagagaAGTGGTCaaatcaagttataattgctgtaataaaagtactaattaatacacatatatttattgatttagaatACATATCACAATAGATGATAAtgcataattatataaaaatggacattacaagtataaaaaaatcattataaaaagCTACAAACTCTAAGTAGATGTATTGTATATGGACAGATCAATAATCAAACAGTATCATACATTAtcccattaatattaaaacatcgGGTACAATCTTATAAGCTacgtttttgtttaatgtacatttattatataaatacatttatatgaaacttttaaaacttagttgCGTGTGCACCATAAAAATGCCCTAAGtcaaacattaacatttttatgatgtCCTAAGagttttaaaaacacataagCTTTATGTCTCTtaagaaaacacttttttggTTACTACTTTATGGAAGTAATATAATATCTACTGTCCAATTCTACAGAGATTAAATCAAGTCGGCAACAGACCagttagttagttaattaattaaaaaatgagttGGTCCAGACATTTTAATCTTTATAGAATTCAAGTTCTATGCTATATATAAGTGCAAATTGTCAAAAAGCCCAATGAATAAGTTCATGGGTGGTTCATAAGATGTTTAAAAAGACCCTCAAAATTGTGATCGTTTGAATTgtcgtataataattattgacaaaatattacaGATTCGAGTTTTATAAGAGAGTATTCTTCGTTTTGGCAGTGAATAGTGGCTTCAgacatacaatatacaattattcaaCTTTACCCACCATCTAATTTAAGAAGGCGGCAAAGAACAAAGGTCTTTTCCACACAGATAGTGCATAAGTTTGAATTCAACACAACCACaggaaaaattcattaaaataagtgTTGATCCTAGCttgtttataatgttttaatgttattatatataatacacgTTTAACCTTGTAATCTATTAAACGTGTATTAAGTACTGGTCAACACTTTTTCTAATGCAAGTTGCCTATGTAAACTTAAACAAATCTTATGATATGCTTTACAATCAAgtgtctaattttaaaaaaactgatatgtacaaattttatttgaaaacttgCTGAAAATTTGAGATCATTCGTGTTAAAACAATTCGGCTTCGCAATTTAAAcgtacaaataaataacttacgAATTACTAATACTTATCATCTAAACAGATTAATGAGGTACAAACCAAAAGATACAGTCTTAAATCCTTAAAATTCGTCAacgattttctaaatatctagAAACGGAAAACCCCTACCTAAATGGCGCGTTTACTTttgactaaataatttttcacaaaatgcTTCAAAGGCTCACGAactcttaattaaatacattggAAGCTTATGATTACAATAATTCGATTCAGATATCGTCTACAAAGAACGCCCGTTCTCGGTGAATTTTTGGTTTACAcattttacacaattaaaatatttacattgacTTAAGTATTTCTTCGACGTCCTTCGACAGTTGCGAGAACGTGGGTCTGTCCTGCGGGTTCATGTTCCAACACGACTCCTGGATGGGTTGTAGACTCTCCGGCGTGGTGTCATTGGCCTTCCATTCCAGTTTCTTCTCCTTGAGTTTGGTCAGGAAACTGTTGTCGTTGATTTTGGGGAAGGGGAGCTCTCCCTGGCTGAATATTTCGTACATCACCACTCCGAAGGAGTACACGTCGCTCTTCGTTGAGTAGTCATCTTCATACACAGCTTCGTACGGCAGCCATCTTAGGGGAATTATCtggaaacaattaattgtttagtaGACTCAGTTGTGCACAATAAAATCCATGTTAAGTACCTGATTGACGTGTTTGCAGTACTCCTGACTGTACGGGTCTCTGGTCAGCCGTGGTATTCCCACCTTGGCGATCAACGTGGAAGTGACTAGACAATTGCGGGCTGCCAGGTCCCTGTGAATCATTCGGGCGTTGGACAGATGCTCCATCCCTCTGCTCAATTGGTGGATAATACCGACGCACTGGACCGGCGTCAGAGCCGGAGAGTTACCCTTCTTAGTGGCGACCAGGAACTGTTTCAAGTCACCCCAGTCGGTGTGCTCCAAGATCATGTAGTGAGGCTCCACTTCCCGACATAAGCCGTACAGTTTGGTGATGTTGTCGTGAGACAACTTGGTGAACATGTCGATTTCCCGCTTGAACTCCGCCAGGCTGTCTTCGTCTTTGGTTTGAGTCAGACACTTAACCAAAACTATCAGTTCCTTGTCTTCGGTGGGGGTGGTTGCTTGGGAGTTCCTGTTGTCGATGGCACTTTTGGAGATTTTCCCGACCATGCAGTCACCGAATTCACCACGTCCGATCAGTTTTAGCTCCTTCAAGTGGCTTCTGGAAAGGGCTATTTTGTCGTAGTTGCTTTTGGACTTCTTGGAGTTGTTGGAGCTTTGGGAATGAGTGGTTTCGGCACCGTCACTCCTTTGGCCCTCCTTGTGGGCTTCGATTCCATTCGTTTCCACCTTGGAAGGGCCGGGAATGTGACCATTAGTTCCGTCTTTTAGTTCCGTATGCTCCACGTCTCCATTTTCAGTTTTTGCggctgaaatttatttatattagtatttttcattAGTAGTAAGTGGTGTGGCTTACCGTCACCAATTGGTAGCTTCCTTGAGCGCCTCCTGTATCTACACCAAACCATCAAACCAACAACAAGAATTATATAAGCTCCAGCCACGGACATGGTGATCAGCACTGCCTTTGTGACGGTGGAATCCCCATCCAGTTCGTCCGGGTGAAAGCCATCCCTCGCTACAATTAACAATcgttattaacttaattaatacagTACAAACTGAAGTACTAACAGTGCACGATTAGCTGAATCTCCTTCCGATTTAATCCACCACTATTTCCTCCGGTACACCCATATTTGTTTTCGTCGTCCTTATGAACCTCACTGATGAGCAAGGTACCATTTTTCAGAACGGTGAATCGGGTACTGTCGAAGTCGTTCATCTTCGAGTTCTTGTCCCACTGGATGGTGGGTTTGGGGTCACCCTCCACCACGCAGTCCAAAGCCACTGGTTGGCCTTCGATTACTTCAGTTGGGTTCTTTGGCAGGAGCGTGAACTTGGGGGcaactaaaaacaattattttgtgcTAATTTGCCACACAACTCAATGTGGAGTTACTTACCGACTACTTCAATGGTGATGTTGGCCTGGATGGTACCTTGGCTGTTACTAGCAATGCAACTGTACCGTCCCTTGTCTTCAGCTTGCACCCCATTGAAGTGCAGGGTGCCGTTCATGTCGGTGATGTGGCTGGACAAGTTCTCAGACCTAACACCCTCCTTTTCCCAGTGGATGTTGGGTGGTGGAGTACCTTGAGCCTTGCAGTGGATCTTGGCCACACTCCCCAACTCCATCTTTTTATTGACTGGAGGTGGGGAAAACCGCAGTTGTTCTATCACAGATATGGTGGCAGGATTGGAGGCCACAGGTTGGAAACCTGTGGTGACAACTTCGCAGATGTACTCCCCCCTGTCTTGCGTTTGAGTTGAGTTAATGATCAACGTTCCGTTGTCCTTGTAGATCCTGATTCTGGGGGTGTGCATGCTGTTTGGGTCGTACTCGTACTTTAGGAGTTTGCCGTCTTTCCTCCACCTCACGATGGTGTAGGGCTCGGAGTTGGTTGCGAAGGCGCAAGTCAGTACCGACCTGTCGTTTTCGTCGACGGTTATGCTGGTGGGGTGCCTTGTTATCTCAGGTTTAGCTACAAAACAACGAGGTTATTACTTAATTGTTGGGTAGGGAGTGTTGGTACTTACTGGTGACGATCAATTCGAaagatttttcagtttttcctgCAATACTTTCAGCTACACATGAGTAAATGCCTGCGTGCTTCAGCTGCACGTTGTCGATGATTAGGCGGCCGTCATCATCCACTCTTACATCCCCTGTGTCAGAAATCTGGACAACAACTATTATAATCAAcaagtaaaataaactaaattgatGATTACCGTGTGTCCTGATTGGTTTTGCCACCACTTCTTAGCCATAGGAATGCTGTCAGGCTCCAGACAGGTGAGTTGGAAGGGTGAGTTCTCAGCAACAATCTTTTTGGAACTCTCTGGCAGTGCTGGTTCGAATGAGGTAGATCTAAATTCCCTGATATCTGAAAACACCTACAGTCACATCCAAGTACCTTAAACAACCTTATAGTACTTACAGGCTAGTTTGAGCTCGGCAGCGTAAGTTTGAGGTATTTCAGTTGATTCGCTCTGAATCCCCACACAACTGTAAAGTCCCTCGTCTGACTCCTGCACCTCGTTGACTTGTAAGGTGTTGTTGGGATGAATGGTAATCCTGTCGTTGGACTCTAGTGGGCCGCTGTCCTTGAAGTACCATTCAATGACGTCTACGTTTTTGTATGAGCAATCGAAGAAGGCAGTTGATCCCCTTTTGACGAGTTGATTGGAGGGCACCACTTGGATGATGGCAGTGTCTTCACCACCTGGCACAGCTAAGGCATAGTTCTTGACGCTGTACTCGATGCCAGCTTCGTTTCTTCCGGCACACCGGTACACCCCGTTGTCACTGGGCTTGGCATGTTTTATGTGTAGACGTTTCTTCTTGATGTCGATGTTGGGCGTCTTCTCCAAACGTTCCGCGTTACTGTAACACAGATTACAGGAGATTAGTGAGGCGaaacatgttttataaagtttataaagcaAAAATTGAAGGGGACAGCCGGCAATTTATGTGGAGGCAAGACGTCAATTATGGTTATCTTGCAGCCAATTAACTGCGTAAGTCCATTCTTGATGTACACCGAATTATAGACTTTATGTATCGACTTAAATCCCGTTATTTATATCCATGCCATCATCTTACTCCCCTTGTATCCCTGACATCATAAAAGCTATCGATTCAGCTACCGGGCGCCCCTCTAGATCATAAACAAGATAGTTGGCGTGGCGTAGCCAAGTGAGGTTTCCGTAGTCGCATAATATGTTGTTTGTTTTGCTTAGGTCGAGGAGCGGAAACCCCACTATGTCCGAAATTGTCCCGTCACCCCGGTCAACGGTGTCAATCACCCTCTTTTGTGTGGGAGTGCCGATCCGCATGTGCTTCCGATTGAGGCCGTCCCACACTCGTACAGCCACTTAAATCTAAGTGTTTGTTTCGTTAGTTTGTGCACACAATGTGTCTAGTTTAATTAGCAAACTGAGGTTGACGGTAATCCAATGGTGAAATAATTACATGAGGTGACAACCTCTTGACACAATATGATATGGAAACAAGTGTGAtgtctatataaatatatttttaattataggtgtcattttaattttaataattgaaatttaatttcccacttttgaaattactaatttcaattgtgattaattaattttaatcttgaattaggttattttttaattttattaatttaaaattcatgttttatattacaaatttgaagcttttattacttattttgaaatttcagctttattttaattttaatttaagttttattttaattttaagagttattttaattttaataattcaaagtattttaattaaaatttcaaattccatattcagttttaattttagatgtatttttattttaataatataaatgtgtatttttataattatatattaatattgaatatataattttcaaatttcgaattcaaatttaaaattatatttattttaaatttattattttaatgttttacaatcaaaattagttttttttttttttttaaatttaataatataaatttccagTTATTATTcacagttttcaaattttatattagttttaatttgattttcaggtttctttttaattttattaattcaaatttctgtctttaataacataatttttaatatctcacatttttataatcacaATATAAACTTAGTAtagtttaaattctaattctaattttaatttcattttagttttaataatccagttttcaagttttagtaacaacaatttcaaatgtcactttgaattttatttttttaatgttattttagttataataattttttaattcaggtttttataatcaaaatgcaatttttttataaatcaaatataaaatttcattttcaattttaattttaataatttaatttacagctattaataatattaatattctatgtatttaatataacgaaaatttcaaatttcagtatTAGTTTAGgctttatattgtttttaatttaaaaaatgttttacaatcgaaatttgtttttttttaatttttcacttttcttattcactttattaatttaaattaataactcatatttcgaatcattaattttagttttaaatttaattttatatccaatttaaattatattttagttttaatgacccaattttaaagttttggtaacaaaaatttcagtttcaatttaattttattttttgttttatgttattttaattttataaattttaaattcaggtttttataaactaaatatcaagttttttatatttaatttttaattttaatttaagatttattataatttcaagaattcaattttcaggtttaaataatccaaatttcagctttaattttaatttaaaattttattatgattttttttattataaatttaatgtactacttttaattacaattttaattgatattattttatgtaattaatttaccgaaaatttcaaatttcagtactttatttcatgttttattttattgtaaatttataaatttaaaattcatttttaaatttttataaatcaaatttcaaattttttataaaccaaatataaaatttaatttttatatttaatttgagatttattataacattaataattaaattttcaggttttaataatgcaaatttcaaattacacatttgagctttaattttaatttaaaaattttattataaatttaataatatcagagaaaaataaaatttaattaatttagttttaactataattttaattgacattatttatacttagttgaatttcaaatttctgtACTTCgtttcatgttttattttattgtaaatttattaattaaaaattcaggtttttataaaccaaatttcaagttttttataaaccaaatataaaatttcaatttaaattttaatttgagatttattataattttaataaaataattttcagtttttaataatccaaaattcaaattacacattttgaaatttaattttaatttaaaatttcattatgatatatttttgttataaatataataatatcactgtaaaataaaatttaattctagttttaactataattttaattgatattatatacACTTAGTTCAacgaaaatttcaaatttcagtactttatttcaagttttatttcattgtaaatttattaatttaaaattcaggtttttataaaccaaatataaaattccattttaaattttaatttgagaattattataattttaataaaataattttcaggttttaataatccaaatttcaaattacacatttgagctttacttttaatttaaaatttcattatgatattttttcgttataaatataatcacatcagtgtaaaataaaatttaattctagttttaactataattttaattgatattatatacacttagtttaatgaaaatttcaaatttcagtactttatttcatgtaaatttattaatttaaaattcaagtttTTGTGAAccaaatttcaagtttttttataaatcaaatataaaatttcaatttaaattttaatttgagatttattctaattttaataaaataattttctggttttaataatccaaatttcaaattacacATTTGAGCAGgttttttataaaccaaatataaaatttcagttttaattttagtttaagatttattataattttaataattctattttaggttttaatttataattttattatgatttttttcacTATAAATTcagtgtaaaataaaatttaattttaattttaattgatattcaatatatttaatataacgaAAATTTCAGTACTTTATTTTAtcctttattttattccaattttattttaaattaaggtttcaattttaattattttaattgtaataatttaataaacaataatatcaatgtaaaataaatattaattttagttgattttctatgtatttatataaacacaaCAACCCTACGTAAACACATAAAAAGGGGAATTACAAGTTGCCAGCGATATTTTCTTTAACGACAGGCCACTTACCGAAACCACTCGTAGTGGACGTCGCCGGTGGCGTCCATATGACACCTCAAAATGACGTCACCGCCTCTCTGAATGAAGGAGGCTGCCTGGGGCTCCTGTAGCTGCACGGACGCCTCCCCTATCCCTGGAACAGAAAGAAAAATGAGAGGACCGCACTTTAATCCTTAAATTAATGCGCACGTTTCAGGCCCAGTTTAAGGACTGAAGGTGCCAAGGGTtgccaaattaaaataaatcgtataaaacttttaactgATTTCTTTTTTACTCAACTTGGCTCATTTTGTTATGTTTATTGTGGGGTGATGCACAGACGTGGAAAACGGGCAAATTTAACTCGTATGCcatttatgaaaacgtatttGAAATAATGGAATATTGATTTTCAGCACTCTTTGTCAGACTGACTTTTATGCACTTGAAGAAATATTGCATATAAAAGGAATAGTTGGGAAACTTCCCCAAACTATTATAGAGTTAAAAAGACCCAACAATAGTTTGATGTAATCCTTTGGTTAACAAATTTTGTCCCCATCCTTCGACTCAGTATTCAGTCCTTGTATATCATTTTTGCCCCTTTGATCCTAGAATTcgattattattgaaacaagAGATGACTCCACATATTGCTATTGACCTGGCCCTCAATCCTCTTAAAATTCAGCTCACAAAACTTCAATGAAGTTCGTTGACATGTCTGCAGCAGGAATCCAAGACGGTGACCCAAAAATCGAGTTCAAAAAAGGGCCCCGCCCGTGCTCCAGAAGGGAGAGACATTTGTTTCCCTCTATGCCAGTTGGAACGTGgacaatatataatgtatacgTGCCACATATTGGAATTTCgatcattttttaaagttttcgaGGGAAAGTTAAAATTCGCAGGGCGTGCTGGGTTTGAGTGCCTTGTATGGTATGTGGTATTATCTGGAGTTGATATGAGATGCTCACATACACGTAGATCCTGGTATCAAGGatatatttgatgttttatgAGCTGAGACTTGATCCTCTGTGAAACTGCATCTGGAATTCTCCTCATTCATGCACAGAATGTCTTAAACTTGAAGATTAAACTcttatttatatgaatgaaCCATTTCCAAccagattttaattataaatgttgctTTTTAAGATAGTGTAACTTTTAATGAGATGCTCAAAAACTTGTTTGTATTAATAACTTcctaaaaagttaatttaaacttcaaaCAAGTTCTGAAGAATATTCATGTTTtaatgtatcaaataaaatataaacatattaattgaaGCGTTGAcgattatgaaattaattcaaaaacgtCCCAAAGACAGAACATGACCCATTTATTCATCCCATCCAGGAGACGTGGTCCATAAACCGCTGTATGGT includes these proteins:
- the LOC109605636 gene encoding tyrosine-protein kinase-like otk isoform X1, with amino-acid sequence MSGVYVVFVVALVCVVSGAEDPYFVRSPKNVDVIQGKSITLPCEVTPADGISYYWELNGSKISNTTRRYQMGSDLHVTRVDRERDSGQFTCIAVDTTGRNPSITSSPASLNIQWIGEASVQLQEPQAASFIQRGGDVILRCHMDATGDVHYEWFRNAERLEKTPNIDIKKKRLHIKHAKPSDNGVYRCAGRNEAGIEYSVKNYALAVPGGEDTAIIQVVPSNQLVKRGSTAFFDCSYKNVDVIEWYFKDSGPLESNDRITIHPNNTLQVNEVQESDEGLYSCVGIQSESTEIPQTYAAELKLAYIREFRSTSFEPALPESSKKIVAENSPFQLTCLEPDSIPMAKKWWQNQSGHTISDTGDVRVDDDGRLIIDNVQLKHAGIYSCVAESIAGKTEKSFELIVTTKPEITRHPTSITVDENDRSVLTCAFATNSEPYTIVRWRKDGKLLKYEYDPNSMHTPRIRIYKDNGTLIINSTQTQDRGEYICEVVTTGFQPVASNPATISVIEQLRFSPPPVNKKMELGSVAKIHCKAQGTPPPNIHWEKEGVRSENLSSHITDMNGTLHFNGVQAEDKGRYSCIASNSQGTIQANITIEVVVAPKFTLLPKNPTEVIEGQPVALDCVVEGDPKPTIQWDKNSKMNDFDSTRFTVLKNGTLLISEVHKDDENKYGCTGGNSGGLNRKEIQLIVHSRDGFHPDELDGDSTVTKAVLITMSVAGAYIILVVGLMVWCRYRRRSRKLPIGDAAKTENGDVEHTELKDGTNGHIPGPSKVETNGIEAHKEGQRSDGAETTHSQSSNNSKKSKSNYDKIALSRSHLKELKLIGRGEFGDCMVGKISKSAIDNRNSQATTPTEDKELIVLVKCLTQTKDEDSLAEFKREIDMFTKLSHDNITKLYGLCREVEPHYMILEHTDWGDLKQFLVATKKGNSPALTPVQCVGIIHQLSRGMEHLSNARMIHRDLAARNCLVTSTLIAKVGIPRLTRDPYSQEYCKHVNQIIPLRWLPYEAVYEDDYSTKSDVYSFGVVMYEIFSQGELPFPKINDNSFLTKLKEKKLEWKANDTTPESLQPIQESCWNMNPQDRPTFSQLSKDVEEILKSM
- the LOC109605636 gene encoding tyrosine-protein kinase-like otk isoform X2 → MGSDLHVTRVDRERDSGQFTCIAVDTTGRNPSITSSPASLNIQWIGEASVQLQEPQAASFIQRGGDVILRCHMDATGDVHYEWFRNAERLEKTPNIDIKKKRLHIKHAKPSDNGVYRCAGRNEAGIEYSVKNYALAVPGGEDTAIIQVVPSNQLVKRGSTAFFDCSYKNVDVIEWYFKDSGPLESNDRITIHPNNTLQVNEVQESDEGLYSCVGIQSESTEIPQTYAAELKLAYIREFRSTSFEPALPESSKKIVAENSPFQLTCLEPDSIPMAKKWWQNQSGHTISDTGDVRVDDDGRLIIDNVQLKHAGIYSCVAESIAGKTEKSFELIVTTKPEITRHPTSITVDENDRSVLTCAFATNSEPYTIVRWRKDGKLLKYEYDPNSMHTPRIRIYKDNGTLIINSTQTQDRGEYICEVVTTGFQPVASNPATISVIEQLRFSPPPVNKKMELGSVAKIHCKAQGTPPPNIHWEKEGVRSENLSSHITDMNGTLHFNGVQAEDKGRYSCIASNSQGTIQANITIEVVVAPKFTLLPKNPTEVIEGQPVALDCVVEGDPKPTIQWDKNSKMNDFDSTRFTVLKNGTLLISEVHKDDENKYGCTGGNSGGLNRKEIQLIVHSRDGFHPDELDGDSTVTKAVLITMSVAGAYIILVVGLMVWCRYRRRSRKLPIGDAAKTENGDVEHTELKDGTNGHIPGPSKVETNGIEAHKEGQRSDGAETTHSQSSNNSKKSKSNYDKIALSRSHLKELKLIGRGEFGDCMVGKISKSAIDNRNSQATTPTEDKELIVLVKCLTQTKDEDSLAEFKREIDMFTKLSHDNITKLYGLCREVEPHYMILEHTDWGDLKQFLVATKKGNSPALTPVQCVGIIHQLSRGMEHLSNARMIHRDLAARNCLVTSTLIAKVGIPRLTRDPYSQEYCKHVNQIIPLRWLPYEAVYEDDYSTKSDVYSFGVVMYEIFSQGELPFPKINDNSFLTKLKEKKLEWKANDTTPESLQPIQESCWNMNPQDRPTFSQLSKDVEEILKSM